The DNA region tttacataaaacaTCTATTTCAGTATTCAGTAGTCCTAGAGGCTTATTTATATGCTACATTACGTGCTTAGTTTCCGGAACATGTGTTTCTTTTCCAAGTATAGCGTGCTCGTTTAAGATATGACCAGCAGTTCCGGTGAATATACCGCCAAGTGCGGTCATACTCTCCCGGTTAAGCATTACTACTAAATGTGGAATAGCAGCGCACACGGATTTGATGGCCGCGGATTGCAGAAAATCGGTTTATGGTTTGACCGCAGTGTCGTCTCTGTGCCTTCAGTGAAGAGTCAGACGGAAGTGAACGACTTTGGGTTTATGTGTGCAGAGCTAGGCTCCATATCCGCAGTCAGTGACCCGAACGTGCCATGTTTCTCATGCGCAGATACCCAGCCCGTGACGCACTCAGAGCTCCAGCGTCATCCTCAACGTCCCCCTCCAAAAATAACGGACACCTCGTGATGACGGAAGATCATCCGAGGACACAGGGCTGACTCTACATTAGGTGAGGGGGTGATGTCAAATGTCTTTTAtaaaagagaaaggaaacatTTTCATAACGTGTAATGCTTCAGTGGGCAGAGAATCATGACcgtccaggaaaaaaaaaaaacaacaaaaaaacccacacacacacacacgcagcaagCCTGAGATATGGCCGCTAGAGGCAGTGTTGTAGCGCCGCAGATCCAGCACCTACACACAGCTCGCGCTTGCACCACGTCACGAGCGCTCGCTTGTTTACAATTTCTCGCTTGAATGATTTCTTATGAACCGGGTGCGTCACGATCATTCCGGCAGGATACGGCGCGACGTGGACCGGAACCGATGTGCCTACATGTAGCCTAGTTGGCTCATTGAAATGATGCTCTGATTTATTCATCTTATTCATAAAGTCGCTGAGGAAAACAGACACGAGGCTCAAGCCTCATAGCAGGCTATACCTGCCAGATTTCCTTTTTAATCCCCCTCTGAATAAACCCAGATAGGAATCTCCTTCTTCATCCTTCATCCTCTGTTAGATGCTCTCAAGCACCACAAGCATGAAGTGTGAAATAAACGTCACGTTATCACAGCGAGAGCTGAAATGTGACCGGCTTGAAGCACTAAACCCGATGTGCAACACTCTCTCATCTCTGACCAAAATGAAATGACACACTTTCTAACCTGATGTGCACTGCTCACTCACGGCCATCTGTAGAAGAGTAACTGAGTGAGAAATGAGAACAaactcaaatatatatatttttatactctGTGTTTTAGTGCACTGTTTGGATATATAGTGCTGTAGTATGCGATTTCGGGTGTAGCCTTTGGGTTGAACGAGTGATGGGCGTGGCCTGTCATTCGAGTGGGCGGGGTCTGATTGTGCCATGCGAGGTGCGTTTTACTATCTTTCAGTCCCTTCGACCAATGAGCCGAATAACCCGATCAGATAGGCGGATACGCCTTCCCCTAAGGTTGCGCCCGCCTCGTATCACtgcgtgtgtattttttttccatcctgttttttttttggtaaccgTAGCTGGATGTGTAGGAcgtcatatgtttttttttttccccctccttttcACTCCAGCCACTGAGcgatatgggttatttactgtttaaCAGCTCCGGATACGGGACGCGACGCTCAGTGCAGGGAGAGAGATAATATCCGCGGAGACTTTACAACTTGAAGCAAAGTGAgagtttttgggtttgtttgtttgtgttttttttttacagcaccgGAAGGATGGCGAGTCCGCCGCCAGCGGTCGGACACTCGCTTTCCAATGTGAACGTGAACAATGTTAAAAAGTGCGGCTACCTGAAGAAGCAGAAACACGGCCACAAGCGCTTCTTCGTGCTCAAGGCGCAGACTGAGGGCTTCCCCGCGCGCCTCGAGTACTACGAGAGCGAGAAGAAATGGAGGAACAAGGCGGCTGCTAAGCGGATCATACCACTGGACTCGTGCCTGAACATCAACAAGCGAGCGGACGCCAAGCACAAGCACCTCATCGCGCTGTACACCAAGGACGAGTACTTCGCCGTGGCTGCAGACAACGAGCAGGAGCAGGAGAGCTGGTTTGGTGTCCTAACGGATCTGATGAACGAGGGCCGGGCGTGCGAGGGATCAGCGTCTCACTCGGCTTCTTCACTGCTCGGGTTTGACGAGGCGAGCTACGGGGTGGTGACGCCGCTCAGCGCCGCGTACAAGGAGGTATGGCAAGTGAACCTGAAATCCAGGGGACTCGGACAGAGCCGGAACCTGACCGGGGTGTACCGGCTGTGCTTGTCGAGCCGCACGATCAgttttgtgaaactcaacacGGATGTCGCGTCTGTGATTCTGCAGCTGATGAACATCCGGCGCTGCGGTCACTCGGACAGTTTCTTCTTCATTGAGGTGGGCAGGTCAGCCGCCACGGGCCCCGGTGAGCTGTGGATGCAAGCAGACGACTCGGTGGTGGCGCAAAACATCCACGAGACTATTCTGGAAGCTATGAAGGCTATGAAGGAGCTGATGTGCGAGTTCCGGCCACGCAGCAAAAGCCAGTCATCGGGCACGAATCCGATTTCAGTACCCGCGAGGCGGCATTTAAATCACTTACCGCCGAGTCAGACGGGACTGCTGCGGCGATCTCGCACTGACAGCGCGGCCGCTTCGTCGCCCGGAGCCAAATTCACGTCATGCCGAATGCGCGCGGCGAGCGAGGGGGACGGCACGACGACGCGGCCGGTGTCTCTGTCAGTAGCAGGAAGTCCTGTCAGTCCCGGAATAAACCGCACACATCTGAGCCGATCCAACACTGTGGCAGCCCGCCCTTGTAGGACGTTTGAAACCCCCTCTCTCCAGCCTAGTAAGTCCATGTGCATGCCCGTGTCTCATTCCCCTCCCTCAGTCGATGCCAGTCCCGTTAGTGTGCCCTCGAACGGTGCCCGCCCAGCCAGCTGTACAGCCTCCATTGCCGGCTCACCCAGCGATGCCGGCTTTATCTCCTGCGACGAGTGCGCTTCCAGTCCAGGAGATGCACCCCACAACTTAACGGCTCACCGCAGCTCCACGCCAGAGTCTTTTGCCGAGACGCCTCCCTCACGGGATGGCAGTGACTTGTACGGCTACATGATCATGGACAAGCAGGGTGTTTTTGCACATAGCCACAGGAGACGTAGTACCCGCATGGTGGACGAGGGTGTCAGGGACCTAGAGAAAGCCTACAGAAAGAGGACGTACTCTCTCACCATGCCTCACCAGAAGAGAGTGCACTCACAGCTGTCTTCTGCCTCGCTGGACGAGTACACACTCATGAGGGCCACTTTCAAAAACGCTGGGCATTCAGGACGCAGTTCGCACACTGCATCCCCTAAAGTTGCGTACCCTGAGGATTATGGTGATATTGAAATTGGATTCTCACAGAAAAGCTCCAGTATTAATCTAGTTGAGGATGGTTACATGCCAATGACACCAGGCGTGGCACCGCCGGGTAGTAAGATTGAAAACTACATGCACATGAGCCCCATGTGTGTCTCCGCCCCAAAGCAGATCATCAACCCTAGGACACACCCCCTTACAGTGGCCAACGGCTACAGGACCAGCCCGCCCTGCAGCTACTCTCTGGATGACAGTGGCTACATGAAGATGCTGTGTAGCTCCAAACTCTCTGTGGACAGCTCAGATGGGAAACTGGCCAACACTGAGTACCTCAACATGTCTCCTGTAGACCCGTGCGTGTCCGACACGCCCCCAGATTACTTCCCCACTACTGTGGGTGGCATAGAACAGCAAACTTCTCTCAGACAGCCCTTCTCTTACAGCTCTCTTCCCCGCTGCTACAAACCCCAGCAGAAGACAGATAATGGTGACAGCGATCAATATGTCCTCATGAGCCTACAAAACTGGAAAATTGTGGAGGAGCCAGAGAAGGCAGCTCCCAAAATAACTCCCTCTCCTCTGAAGCAAAGCAGAGCTGACAACTTGCTCCACAGATCCAGGATCAGCCGACCTACGCGCCTGCCACTGGATTTGGTTCATACGCTGCCTAGCATGAATGAGCACCCTTTGCCCTCTGAACCCAAAAGCCCTGGTGAGTACATAAACATAGATTTCAGCCATGCCAGCCTGAGGTACTCCCCACCCTCCACAGAGAGCCCTGCTTCCTCCATCAGCTCCTCCAGTGAGCAGAGGAGGTCCCTTCTTTCAGActacatgaacattaacataagTTTGGAGTCACCCAAGTCTGGAGATGCTGCTCCGTTCAGCCCTCTCGATGCCATGCCGGATCTGGCAGTCTGTCCCGCCCCATgtgaggaggagggaggaatAAATGGTTACAACCTCATATCACAGGTGGAACCCTCATGCCAGGCTGGCATGGCGAAGGACGATTACACTGAAATGACATTCTGTGTGTCCGCTTCTCCTCCTCAGTCTACATCTCAGGCCACTGACTGTACCAAGCCTGCCAGCCCATCATCCTGCGCACGGAGGTTAAATTTGACTGACTCCATGGGGATACGACCGGTTGAGTCATTCCTGCTGGGTGGCACCGCCCCGCCCCTAGTAGACCCAGACCGGGGTGCCAAGGTGATACGTGCGGACCCCCAAGGACGAAGGCGACACAGCTCGGAAACCttctcctccaccaccaccgtCACGCCCGTTTTCCCCTCCTTCGCACATGATGCAAGACGGCACGGCTCAGCCTCCGTGGAGAACGTCTCTGCTCTGGCGAGGAACAGCGATGGCTTAGAAGAGGAGTACGGCAGTCCCATGTGCAGAGAGACATCAGCGGGCTTTCAAAATGGACTTAACTACATCGCCTTAAACCTTATGGACGAAGGACTGGCCAGTTGCGATGCTCTGGTTAGATTCAAAGCTGCCAGTTGCTGCAAAGGGAGCATGACTGCAATATATGCCAGTCTCTATGGATTCAAGGACACAGCAACAGCAGTAAAAGGTAAGCTGTGTGGATCAGCGTCTAAcgtttggtttgttttacaTATTGTGCATGCCATAGGTGTGTATTTTTCGGCATTtcaggtgtttttatttcataaacgGTCAATTGCTATGAATTTAGAAATGCTGTGTTGAATCATATGGcaacaaggaaggaaggaaggaagggggtAAAAAAGATATTGGTTACTTAAGTGGCAGTGTTTTCATTCTGAAATAGTTTGTGGCTGCTATGCATTCTTCAGTGTTACGCTGTCACTGCTCTTGTGAGATTGCTTCCCTAATTCATTTCCTATTGCCTGTTTGTTTGGCAGACTCTCCCAAGTCATGAATTTAGCCAGCACACTTAAACTGTAAGCTATGGTCATGTCTGTCTCAATGACCTAATTgcataataaatcaaatatgtAGACAGGTATTTAGAAAGATTATTCAGTAGCTGGAAGTGTGTGAATCCATCGGCACGTTTCTGCTTATCTGACTGTTGTCGGTGTTAAACGAATTCAGGACATTTTTAGCGCCCTCCTTTTTACAATACAGGAAATGTGTGAAATGCTCTTGTCTAGCTGTTGTGTTGTGAAATTGAATACCGACCTTTCAGTTCTTATGTCTGTTCCACGGAACAGGGATCATATTGGTGGGAGTGCTAACGCTAGTGAAAATGATGTTGAAGTGTGGCGCAGTTTTTAATCCTGAGGTGTCTAATATGAGAACGAAGGGCATATGATTTGGTGCTACGATAAGATTTTATGCCAAAGCAGCGTCCTTGTAAACTCTTTCCaaattcatattattattattattattattattattattattattcctcagATTGGAGATTTtgctttccttctcttttagTTTAAGAAACTAAAAGAGCCAAAAGATTTCCTTTTTTGCCTTTCCTTTTTAATAGGTTAAGGTTAGGCATAGATTAAGGTGCTGGCATTGCATCAATCAGCTCCATTAAGTGGAAGGTGTGCGTGTGCTCGTGGAATGCAGAGAGGCTGTTTATCTGTTGTCAGGTGCTGGGTTTCAGAGCAGGAATGCAGTCTGTTCACAGTTCTGTCTCAGAGACAGAAACAACTTTCACAGAACAAGCGGGACTTTTATTTAATGCTCAAAGAGATTTTAGGCTTAATGCCTGGCAGCCAGACAAATTTCCAGTCCTAGACAAACAATAATGCACTGTTTACATAGTATAGTTGCTTATGAAGTGAATAGAGgtatttgtggtgtgtgtgtatatgtgtgcgtgtgcttgTGCGTGTGTAAAACTGCATGGGGTGCATCATGTCTAGAGGAAGACTATGCAAGGTCATGGCGAGTCACTGATTCCACTCTTAACCATGAAAAAACGTCCAAGGGGTGGGATTCGGTTAAGCCAGTATGTGTATGTACGCGCAGAAAGAAGCCTCTGATGAAAGACTGCTTCAAGAAGCTGACCTCTCATctgaagaacacacacacacacacacacacacacacacacacaaacacaaacacacaataacactcaTGTGATGGATCAAAGGCCCAGACAGAGCTGCTtttctgtgtggtgtgtgcatgtgggtgtGGAAGTCTTTGTtgttgggggtgtgtgtgtgggggtggatTTTGTTAgaaaacagtaaacacacacacacacacacacacacccacacacacacacacacactaatgtttATCTGGCtggctctgattggtcaggaccAGTattctgcaaaaacaaaagatcagCTGGAGTGAAAGAACTCAGCTGTTCTCTTTCTGGCTAGGCATGATATGGTATAGATACCGGGCCAATCAGCACACTCCATTGAGTAGTGATGAGAGGAGTCTTTTTACTAATGCCAGAGACACACTGACTGTGGAACCCTGCACTCTcattagcaaatacacacacacacacacacacacgcacacatatatatatatatataagtagcAGTTATTGTACCAAACACATCTTCCTTATGGAGACCAGCCAAATATCACTCCattggagtaaaaaaaaaacatgccccccctgaacacccccccccatccccccccacTCACGTGCACATGAGAAATTGGTTGTACATGACATACCTTTCCTGTGACCTCGCCCTGTATATAGAGAGCACGAAGTATTAGCGGTATTGCTTAGGAGATTAAATGTTAGATGATGCTTTggggctcacacacacacattatatatatatatatatatatatatatatatatatatatatatatatatatatatatatatatatatatatatatatataaatatatatataaatatatatatatataatatgaggaaatacaagccaGGTCTAATTCTGTCCTCTTGTTAATTTATCCCATGAGGTATTGCAGAAATTGCTTGTTGGTGTAGTGTGAATGGGACGTCTCTCCTGGCTGATTAAAAAAACTCATAATGGGGCCACAGTTTTGCGAATACTCACTGAGGCTTAGTAAAAATTTTAATGGAGGCTTTgcagagaagtgtgtgtgtgtgtatgggggtgtTTCGGGGCGGGGTGGGGGGTGTTGGTTCAGGAGCAGATGGTGGGTCATGCACCTGTCATTCCAAGCAGTGCTCAGTGGTT from Ictalurus furcatus strain D&B chromosome 6, Billie_1.0, whole genome shotgun sequence includes:
- the irs2b gene encoding insulin receptor substrate 2, with the translated sequence MASPPPAVGHSLSNVNVNNVKKCGYLKKQKHGHKRFFVLKAQTEGFPARLEYYESEKKWRNKAAAKRIIPLDSCLNINKRADAKHKHLIALYTKDEYFAVAADNEQEQESWFGVLTDLMNEGRACEGSASHSASSLLGFDEASYGVVTPLSAAYKEVWQVNLKSRGLGQSRNLTGVYRLCLSSRTISFVKLNTDVASVILQLMNIRRCGHSDSFFFIEVGRSAATGPGELWMQADDSVVAQNIHETILEAMKAMKELMCEFRPRSKSQSSGTNPISVPARRHLNHLPPSQTGLLRRSRTDSAAASSPGAKFTSCRMRAASEGDGTTTRPVSLSVAGSPVSPGINRTHLSRSNTVAARPCRTFETPSLQPSKSMCMPVSHSPPSVDASPVSVPSNGARPASCTASIAGSPSDAGFISCDECASSPGDAPHNLTAHRSSTPESFAETPPSRDGSDLYGYMIMDKQGVFAHSHRRRSTRMVDEGVRDLEKAYRKRTYSLTMPHQKRVHSQLSSASLDEYTLMRATFKNAGHSGRSSHTASPKVAYPEDYGDIEIGFSQKSSSINLVEDGYMPMTPGVAPPGSKIENYMHMSPMCVSAPKQIINPRTHPLTVANGYRTSPPCSYSLDDSGYMKMLCSSKLSVDSSDGKLANTEYLNMSPVDPCVSDTPPDYFPTTVGGIEQQTSLRQPFSYSSLPRCYKPQQKTDNGDSDQYVLMSLQNWKIVEEPEKAAPKITPSPLKQSRADNLLHRSRISRPTRLPLDLVHTLPSMNEHPLPSEPKSPGEYINIDFSHASLRYSPPSTESPASSISSSSEQRRSLLSDYMNINISLESPKSGDAAPFSPLDAMPDLAVCPAPCEEEGGINGYNLISQVEPSCQAGMAKDDYTEMTFCVSASPPQSTSQATDCTKPASPSSCARRLNLTDSMGIRPVESFLLGGTAPPLVDPDRGAKVIRADPQGRRRHSSETFSSTTTVTPVFPSFAHDARRHGSASVENVSALARNSDGLEEEYGSPMCRETSAGFQNGLNYIALNLMDEGLASCDALVRFKAASCCKGSMTAIYASLYGFKDTATAVKD